A region from the Rhodamnia argentea isolate NSW1041297 chromosome 7, ASM2092103v1, whole genome shotgun sequence genome encodes:
- the LOC115743361 gene encoding ubiquitin-conjugating enzyme E2 10, whose translation MATKRIVKELKDLQKDPPTSCSAGPVAEDMFHWQATIMGPPDSPYAGGVFLVTIHFPPDYPFKPPKVAFRTKVFHPNINSNGSICLDILKEQWSPALTISKVLLSICSLLTDPNPDDPLVPEIAHMYKTDRNKYETTARSWTQKYAMG comes from the exons ATGGCGACCAAAAGGATCGTGAAGGAGCTCAAGGATTTGCAGAAGGATCCCCCCACATCTTGCAGCGCCG gtCCTGTTGCAGAAGATATGTTTCACTGGCAAGCAACAATTATGGGTCCCCCAGATAGCCCTTATGCTGGGGGTGTTTTTCTCGTAACTATTCATTTTCCTCCAGATTATCCATTCAAGCCCCCAAAG GTGGCATTCAGAACCAAGGTTTTCCATCCGAATATCAACAGCAACGGGAGCATTTGTCTTGATATTTTGAAGGAACAGTGGAGTCCTGCCTTGACCATTTCCAAG GTGTTGCTTTCAATCTGTTCTCTCTTGACGGATCCGAACCCAGATGATCCTTTGGTGCCGGAGATAGCTCACATGTACAAGACGGACAGGAACAAGTATGAGACAACTGCAAGAAGTTGGACCCAGAAGTATGCCATGGgctaa